A window of Hordeum vulgare subsp. vulgare chromosome 5H, MorexV3_pseudomolecules_assembly, whole genome shotgun sequence genomic DNA:
TAGGTGTCGCAAAAAAATAGTGTCCGCATTTGGGTAAAATCAAAACTGTTGTCAAATCGTAAGGAATTAGATAGAGCcatctacatgaaaaagttgtGCCTCGTTGATATCTTTTCATCGCCATATCATGTGTATCGTTCCGACGAGCgatttgaatttttttatgaAATACGCTCGTTGCCACTCGTAGGCAGCGGTGTCGTTTTCAAAATTCTTTTAAAATCGTGCAAAGTCTCAAGAAATGACCAACAGATAGACGGTGCGCCTATTCCATAGCTTTCCAACACCGTATCACACGCCTAGTTCCGAGAAACGGTAGAAAAAGTGCAGCGAAAACGTACCGAAAAaacggattttttttgaaaagtagAATTCCGTGTTTGCGTAAATTTCAAATTACTCTCAAACTTTAAGGAATTAGCGAGCGTAATCTGCATGAAAAAGTTGCGGCTAGATGATATCTTTCCAAGTGGTATCATTTGCTTCATTTTGACTAGCGGTTTAGGAAAAACGCAAAAATACGCTCGGTGCCATCCGTCAGGCGTCCACCATTTCCGAAACTGCTCTAAAACTGCGAGGAATCTCGAAAACTTTTCAACATGACGAAGTTGCGAAATTTCCGTACCTATCCAATGGTATATTATACACCTCATTCCGACAAACTGTTTAAAAACTGGAACAAAAATTGTGTGGAAAAAATGCATGCAGTTTTTTGCAACAGGAAGTGCACTCGCATGAGTGTTGATTCAGGAATGACGTGCATGCCCATTGGGCGTGCAGTTCGGAAGTGTTAGCAGAATAATTATTCTGCTAATATTAGCAAAATACAccggctatatatatatatatagaaagttTATTCATCACCGAGGACGcacaataagttattcttcacccgaggtactcttacgattgtttcataaataaattacatttgaaatgcaaatagttacatttatattgattcaccACGTAAAGTtcgacataagaaaacaaaaatataggtcataagaccggAAAAATGGTgttttatatatattttacactatgtttttgtgTTTGTAATTTTTACGTTACACAAATTATTTTTTAGGGTGACTGTATTtttcttacggtctctttttatgtatgaaataagacaacattgacgtgacatataattatgatgtattgatatgaaaatagagggggtgaagaataaccattcctcacccagggtgacgaaaagtctattcatcatccaggatgcagaataagttattcttcacctgagGTAATCTTATGatcgtttcataaataaattacttttgaaatGCACACAAAGTATGATCGTTTGTTAATTAGCGTGTGGGCGCTGATGCTTGAGACTAATCTTCTTCTTTCCTCTTTTGTTTGTTGTCGAATAATTGACCCCATCGTCATGAATTTTCCTTTTTCACGGAGTatgatctttcttaggtaatgttgTCATGCTTCCTCTTTTGATGTAtggttcatcgtcatcatcatctcccctcaTTGGTTCACCGTACTGGTCATAGtattcctcgttggcgactccatccatttcgACGATGGTCCTTTTGCCACTCCTCATGACAACACGATTGGGATTGAGAGGGTCTTCTATGaataagcattgtgtcacgtgcttagcgtgtactCATGTCTCATTTTTGGCGGTGGCGTTGATACTAGGGCTATTAGCATCGGGTATACACATGGTAGTGAAAAGTCAGTTTTCTCTATGTACGTTCTTAGCCCTTCTAACACGGAACATCGCCGTACTATGCAATCCAGAGTATTCAAGCTCTGAGATCTCTTTGATCCTTCCATAGTATCATTCAATTACATCACCGGTCATGGcttccattgtcactcctgagttCTGGTATTCAATGTTCATATCTTTGGCCTACGTTTAGAACATGTATCCGTGGATATCATATACCTCATAGGTCGTGAGGTTGACCGCCAGGTCATGTGCTAAGGCGTATATCAAATTTCCTTATGGACAACCCTCTTTTGAGGGATTAGCGGCAACTttctctttgaaccaacgcaagaaagtggaGTTGTGCTCTCTAATAACTTCAACGTCCGTCCTGTGCAGCCCACGATAACGGTAGTTATTTGTGATGGTCTCTTTGCGCAGTTCCAAGAAAGGATCTACCACGTTtatgtgttgtagcactactaagttatctATGTCAAAGTCGTCCTACCGGCCCGAGCGGTACACATTCAATTCCCTCCGACCATTGATGCGACCTTATCCTTTCATCCTTCCACAGTGCTTGTTGACGGGCAAACATACAACAGGTTGTCCGACACCTAGATAATTCTCatagaaggagatgcactcttgggtgaGATAGCGTTGCGCGATGCTTCCATCCGGATGGGACATGTTACGAACgagtcctttgatgaccccattcatcatcTCAAACGACATCATGCTGTGTAGGAATATTGGCCCTAGGTCTATGATggcgtccacgatgtggacacacacatgcaccatgacgtcaaagaacgtgGGTGGAAACTACGTCTCCAACTCGTTTAGTATGACAATGATCTCTTCTTGTAGCCTTTTTAGTTGCATCACACAGATCGACTTTCTAGAGATAGTGTCGAAAAAGTGGCATAGATCAACCAGCGTATCACATACGTGTGTGTTCAAAAACCCTCTAAGTGCAACCGGGAGTAACTGCATCATCATCACGTGATAGTCAAGAGACTTCATCCCACTAAACCTTTTTTCTCGGTGTCTAGATATCTGCTTATCTTTCCATAGTATCCGGAACTAACTTTGATTCTAGCAAGGCACTTGAATAATTGATCGACCTCCTTCGAATCTAAGGTGAAGCAAGAGCGGGGCAATACTCATCTCCcttctttttttgcttttttgcccCTATTTTCCGTCTCTGTCCCCGTCTGTGTCTCCTCCGATGACTTTTTACAGGGCTTGTCGAGGTCTTTCCTCATATCCAACAATTCCAAGTCTTTTCGTGCCTTCGGGCCATCCTTgatcttctccggcatgttcatcaatGTTCCAAGAAAACTCTCGAGgatattcttcgtgatatgcatttgatcaaggctatGAGGCGTGTCTAGTTTGGGCCAGTATTCCAAGTCCCAGAAAAAGAccttgttttccataccttcagcaacgACTCTAGCACCTTTTCGTTCGTCTTTTCCGGCGAGGGGCACTTTTCCCAGTTCTTCAACAACTCATCAATTTTGATGCCGCTACGCTTGCGTGGAGGTTCTCTATGCTCAACCTTACCATTGAATAGATCACCAcgctttctccacgggtcatccttatCGATCCATCTTCGATGCCCCATGTATATGATTTTTGAAGACCCGCCATTTTTTGATAGATGCTGGGACATTCTATTATCCATGCGCCGGGTGCATCCACAATATCTGTGGCACACCTAGCACGACATATCCGTAACTGATATAGTCGTGCACCATCGTGATCAACACGACTCTCATGTAAAAATACTCTCATGTTTTGGCGTCCCATATCTTGGTCGGCATtgtccataacgtgtctagctcctctttcagtaaCCTAAAATACAAACTAATACCATTTCCCGGTTGTGTTGGCCTTATAATAAGCATAGTCATCTATATGTATTTttccttcatgcacttccatgggggtttgcgtttgtccatttgtttttttgCCTTGTCTTGAGCAGTTCTAGTGTGAAAGTCAAGCaggtcacctcgggatcgcaaccatCATATAATGGAATCTTCCAGTCTAGCTCCAGTTGCGCCAATTTGGCCTCCTCTCTTGAAGAAACTCTGTCACTAGTCGTCCTCTTGCAAAGCAGTTCCTCAACAGGGGGTCCTACATGGCTGAACTTAGTATGGACGAAGACTGCGGTGTGTATGCGTCTTCTccgtcatgttcgaccttttcttTGCCAGGTACTGCCTCTTCTGCATCATGTATGGGCCCATTTTCGATGCCCTCTTCTTCGGGACCATTTTCGATCATCTCTTCGTATGGACCCATGTCGTTATTGCATGCTCCAtcgacgtcctcatcatcatcgtcttcaatTATGCATCGAGTatggccatccatgaaaccatgcatGAGCATGTGTGCCTTGAATTTTTCAGCCTTAAAGGGGTTGAGCCATACATTATCTTTGCATTTACAACACCGACATAAAACCTCCTTCCCTCTGTTTTCGTACATGTCGTCCACCACAGATTGCCGATATATTTCCACCGTCCTTCCATTGACCTTGATGATTGCGTGCACGATGCCAAAAAATATAACCACGTACGGATGCATGCAACAAATCATACAAAATTTTGACATGACCTTCTTTAAACATAGGACATGTCGAGTATGCCCGAATTttaccgaaacggaaataaagcaTCATTTCCGCAAAACATAGGCAACTCATgccacacacatttcaacaaattcACAACATATAGGCAactcacacatgcacacacacaatcaCATAGCTCGGTCCTATCACGCGCGTGCGCAAACACATACACATATTTCCATTCTTGCacgttatcttttcttttttcctcactTATATGTCGGGAGATATCATGCCCGGtacaaagatatatatatatctaactagggagagagagagaacgaGCTATCTACTGGAGGGAAAATATTAAAGAGATGAGAGGTTAGGTCAGTAATtaaaggaggtggtggtggagggctataatgcccaagatgcgatcatatccttattttggcacaagggcTTCGACAGGGAtacaagcgcatctcgttgttttgcaagaatggatatcgttacaagtacatgtaaataaGAAATGAGTATaaggaattgtcttacactcgccacaagctacaacatgacatCTCAATATaacaatacattcaatcaccatgtagaagagcagggtccgactacacacaaaatcaaacgataaagacgacgtccatccttgctataccacactgccagcctggaacccatcctacgatcgacgaagaataataataagaagaagaaactccaaatagaacaatcatcgcactcacATCAAAGTGTCGATTTACCTATACCTGAACTGTTGTTGTAGCAATGTGTGAGCCACAAGGAgtgaacaatctcatttccaaaggtatcaagactagcaaagcttattgggtgaggtatagttaagtggtgaTGCTGcatcaagcactaagcatttatttgaggtgcctaacttacgagtacaagaataagagggggagggTGCCCTACGCATAACCGAACGTGAACTAATCATGATCaaaaaatgatcctgaacacctacttatgagtcaaacaTGACCCCACAGTGTCCCCTCGTATagaaactcacgagaagagacaatcatggttacacacatagttggcatattttaattgagttaaCTTCAGATTTTCTATGACCAGACGTTAAACAatctttccaagttgccacataaccatgggcacggctctcagaaagatttaaccctgcaggggtgctacaactagtccatcacaaactaccacaagctttgTGGAATAACCTCAACCATGGAAGACCCGTACTCTCCTCAGAAATTCCAATGGAAAACCTCAATGTCAAGAAAGCCCAAAGTATCATTGGAATCCCGCGCACAGGAGTTCGAGAAGGGTAAAAaaaatccagcaagaccacccgacgtggTGACGacgccgataggagccgtgtatctcgttcttaaGACACGTCGGATAAGCACAATGTATAgtgtcctgatagaaatctcccgagttacccccggttggccccgcacacagctgtagtttggaccaacactcatgaggagcactgacccgagggttgattaattatccatggggtccggaaagtccataCAAAATTTTATTAGTTATTTGGAAAATGTAGTatgaatgttgggccttgcgagaagatttttatcccaaaacaaaaatcaagagggtccgcataacaaccccaagcatgttaggagccctCAGTATGGAACattacaccggtacacaagtaactagggcggcaaagatggaacaaaagaccaagctagaaggccaagGCTTCCAccgtttaccaagtatataggtgtattaaattaaatagcaacaatattgtgatatatcaaagaatccatgttgtcacatggaagcaacttgcaCCCCCAACTAGCCACGCTATAAGAAGGGCtcggcaagcggtaacatagccaaacaaaggtttgctatGAAGTGGAGGAGTTTGAGGCTTTCCATGGCAACGTTGGGAGGCTTTACacaacaagtggtaggcagcgagacatagcgatagaaacgagataactagcatagcaatgatagtagtggtatctagggaaatgatcatattGCTTGAGAAACCGCATAGAAGTAGAAGACGAACCaaggtagtcgaacgaatcctcacattctgacgcggtttcgaaactctatcgagaagaaacaatccggaaacaaacaatcaacacatgataaacaccacgACATATTTATGACATGATGTGCCaaaaatatgatgcatgaccaaTTAATTATGCATCACACggtaaagcacaacaatcaacttctacaaattaattgaagctcaatatgcaacaagttacatattgatgaaactccacatttgaattagtTTGTTCACCCTCATTTAGGTATGCGGCAAGTTTAAATGTtgataaacatggaaagaggtgaatcataaataaactacactatcaggaattttaaatgaggtcggaaacaacttataggatTTCCAaagtgaccccatatgttaatttcgaaattggtccagatcttaactaatcatattttttatttattaaacatcaaaataaagtaCACCATGTAATTTTaaagtcattctagtcgatttacatatatagatcatctagaACAGAGTTacagtctaaaagatatgaccaacacaagattaatatgccatgaatgcaaaatgcatgcaagcGACACCCAAAAACATTTTAAATCAGAGATACAACATgatattatggaactacatgaaattctagaaaagtttaaatgagaccggaacaacaaataacaattccTTAAAGTCCCCATGTTCAGAATTTGgatttacaatacttttctgcctaTAGCACAATTTTTAAGTTTTTAAACAGtaaaataaatgccaccatgtgATTCTCCatatttttctagtcaagttacatatatgaAACATTTTAGTCGGAGCTATGGTTACTTAGTTACAAAATAAATAGTTTAAACATGACATTTATGTAAATTAAATTAAAACAACAAGCTAAACCTTTTTGTCATGGACGTAAGTTGGATATTGTAAATGTACACAAAATTCTGAACatattttcatatataatttttttaatcCGGTGCATGCTTAATTCGTTATTAACATTTTAGAACAAAgtctttttctgaaaaatatgCATGCACTAGAAAATGATAAATACACAGGGAGAAAAAAAATGCTTGGGAGAGAAGCAAGACGGTGCAGCGGACCAGTAGCGAATGAGGCCTAAGTCATATTTGTGCgtgtgaaaaataaataaacatgcAAAAGGTTTTTGGGTTCTCGCTAGTAGTCGATCCCACGACCTAGCTGGTGGCACGATGGAATGACCCTCTCAACTGATCATGTGCTACATATAAGAGATGCATCAAATTAACATGACATGAATCTGGGACTCGAACCGGGGGACCCATGAATGAGGTGTGGCTGCACTAGCCATCTCGGCTACAAGTATGCTCATGAAGgataacaaagacaacaacatttAACATCAATATGGCAGAATGGATCTAGGAAAAACCTGAATTTCATATTAGAATTAAGATGCTCACGACGGGAAACAAGAGGGCGCCGGTGTTTGGGACCGCAGCGCGGCGACGGGAGTCCACAAGGTCGGGGTCATAGATGGGCGCCAAGGCTGGATCTGGGGGCGAACGTCCCATTCCCGACAGCGGCGAGGTACGACGGCATGGGGGCGATGGATGACAAGCTCCGGGAGAGATAagagagagggaaggaggagaGCGGTGATGGGGCGCGACAGGCCTGCGGAGCCGGTGCTCACGCAGCAAGTTGACCTCGCTGGAAGAGCGGCGAGGTCCATGTGCACCATGGCGCTGCTGGTGCCTGAAGAAAGAAAGGGACAGAGAGAGTTCAGAGAACAAAcatgggaaggaagaagaaagagagagcgggaTTCGAGCATGGGGAGACATAGCACTGTACTTGGCGTGGTGGCGCTGCTGCTTGGTCTGGTGCTCCGGCGGCTCTCTGCTTGACGTTGCTGGTACTCCGACGAGCAGCACGAGGCGGCGGCTAGAGTAGGAACTAGGAAGGCTTGGGGACAAGGAACTCAGAGAGGTGCGTGACGAGACGCGGTGACATCCTATCGGATTCGGGCACAGGGCAAGGAGCGGATGCGGGTAGACCGGCGCTGGATGCGGGTGCATGCGGGAGATGGACCTGCCTAGCTCGCTAGCTGGCTTGGTGTATAATTTGAGGTGACTAGGTGGTTGCGTGGTGGATGTgagtggaggtggaggagatCCCAATGAAGAAGGCGTGGGTGGTGGCGCAACAATCGGACAAGAGAGGAATTCTAGGGATTGGTGTAGGGTtaaggcatatatatatatatacacgtaTAGTGAGAAGTTTAGGGGCTAGTAAGACCCTTTGATCTAAATCAGACAGTCGAGATAATAAGCTGGGGGAGTCCAATTGCAAAACCGATGATGGTTTCCGGTATTACGGAGATGATCCACACTCAATGGTCACAACCGTACGTTACGGGTTCAGGAAAGGTTTTCGGACGTGCGCAAGGGGTGTGCGCACTATGCAGAGGCGCTAGGCATAGCAGAGAGGGAAATCACACTCAACACGGCAACaagtttttaaaatcaaaaaacgTGTGCgatttgaccggctatagtgctgtgatgacccacaagtataggggatcaatcgtagtcctttcgataagtaagagtgtcgaacccaacgaggagtagaaggatctcgcaagtggttttcagcaaggtaatatctgcaagcactgaaattatcggtaacaagtgattgtgtggtgagatgattcgtagcaagcaacaagtaacaaaagtagcaacgatgcagcaaagtctcccaatcccttttgtagcaagggacaagcctggacaaagtcttataggaggaaaaacgctcccaaggacacacgggaatttctgtcatgctagttttcatcatgttcatatgattcgcgttcgttactttgatagtttgatatatgggtggaccggcacttgggtacttcccttacttggacaagcatcccacttaagattaacccctctcgcaagcatcctcaactacgaaagaagaattaagacaaagtctaacgatagcattaaactagtggatccaaatcagccccttacgaagcaacacataaactagggtttaagcttctgtcactctagcaacccatcatctacttactacttt
This region includes:
- the LOC123397726 gene encoding uncharacterized protein LOC123397726; the protein is MHPHPAPVYPHPLLALCPNPIGCHRVSSRTSLSSLSPSLPSSYSSRRLVLLVGVPATSSREPPEHQTKQQRHHAKHQQRHGAHGPRRSSSEVNLLREHRLRRPVAPHHRSPPSLSLISPGACHPSPPCRRTSPLSGMGRSPPDPALAPIYDPDLVDSRRRAAVPNTGALLFPVVSILILI